The following proteins come from a genomic window of Companilactobacillus pabuli:
- a CDS encoding restriction endonuclease: MGIDGIINQDPLGTSTVYIQAKRYKDDNVVQRPAIDGFFGALSRVHADRGVFITTSHFSSSAISTAKNFSIVLIDGIQLTNLMLQYQVGVQVKKHLDLFEIDEDFFED; encoded by the coding sequence ATGGGAATTGATGGCATAATCAACCAAGATCCATTGGGAACAAGTACAGTTTATATTCAAGCCAAAAGATACAAAGATGACAATGTCGTTCAAAGACCAGCAATCGATGGCTTTTTTGGAGCCTTGTCACGTGTTCACGCTGATCGTGGTGTGTTCATTACTACTTCTCATTTTTCTAGTAGTGCTATTTCTACCGCTAAGAATTTCTCAATTGTTTTGATTGATGGGATTCAGTTGACTAATTTGATGTTGCAATATCAAGTTGGTGTTCAAGTTAAGAAACATTTGGATTTGTTTGAAATTGATGAGGATTTTTTTGAAGATTAA
- a CDS encoding MerR family transcriptional regulator — protein MDQLFTIGQLSKLFNIKVPTLRYYDEVGLLKPAKINNKTHYRYYSTQQFERLNVITYLRALDLSIDAIKQFFDARDTNKLEAMLKEQKLQVRKQITALENIDRRIDARINQVEDAVNSTLDKIEIVDLPAISVVYLDEDYQPSDDIEFPIVTLRKRFGLDKNIFLGKIALTVSEENLLREHFDSYNGLLLILEPGDSGDATGILKAGKYVRLRFHGTHDTAVIQYQKLLQYCQKHNFEISGPAIETALIDYGITDDFDKYVTEIKIPIKDN, from the coding sequence GTGGATCAACTTTTTACTATTGGGCAACTCTCAAAACTCTTTAATATCAAGGTTCCAACGCTTCGATATTATGATGAAGTCGGTTTATTGAAACCAGCAAAAATCAACAATAAAACTCATTATCGTTATTATTCTACTCAACAATTTGAGCGTTTAAATGTCATCACTTATTTGCGAGCTTTGGACTTGTCGATTGATGCCATTAAACAATTTTTTGATGCGCGAGATACTAATAAATTGGAAGCTATGTTGAAGGAGCAGAAGCTACAAGTTAGAAAACAAATTACAGCGTTGGAAAATATTGACCGTCGAATCGATGCTCGAATCAATCAAGTTGAAGATGCGGTCAATAGTACTTTAGACAAGATTGAAATAGTTGATTTACCAGCGATATCAGTCGTTTATTTGGATGAAGATTACCAACCTAGCGATGATATTGAATTCCCAATAGTAACTTTGCGGAAGCGTTTTGGGTTGGATAAAAATATCTTCTTGGGAAAAATTGCTCTAACCGTGTCAGAAGAAAATTTATTGCGAGAACATTTTGATAGTTATAACGGCTTGTTGTTGATTTTAGAACCAGGGGACTCAGGGGATGCGACTGGGATTTTAAAAGCTGGTAAATACGTTCGCTTGAGATTTCATGGAACTCACGATACAGCAGTAATTCAGTACCAAAAATTGTTGCAATATTGTCAAAAACATAATTTTGAAATTAGTGGTCCAGCGATTGAGACAGCTTTGATCGATTATGGTATTACGGATGATTTTGACAAATATGTGACAGAGATCAAAATTCCTATCAAAGACAATTGA
- the groES gene encoding co-chaperone GroES — MLKPLGDRVIVTVDKEEEKTVGGIVLANNAKEKPQTAEVVAVGAGLVTDDGKTVPMNVKKGDKVLFDKYAGSTVKYEDNEYLILHEKDIMAIVD, encoded by the coding sequence TTGTTAAAACCACTTGGAGATAGAGTCATTGTAACAGTCGATAAAGAAGAAGAAAAGACAGTCGGTGGTATTGTTTTAGCTAACAATGCTAAAGAAAAGCCACAAACTGCTGAAGTTGTTGCTGTCGGTGCTGGATTAGTTACTGATGATGGCAAGACAGTACCTATGAACGTTAAGAAGGGTGACAAAGTTCTTTTTGACAAGTATGCAGGCTCAACAGTTAAGTACGAAGACAATGAATATTTAATCCTTCATGAAAAAGATATCATGGCAATCGTTGACTAA
- a CDS encoding winged helix-turn-helix domain-containing protein, whose product MNYRDLKLSEKNGLPTWDSLMPVVLKYLSDKDEVLKKKIDFDVANLLELPDELRNKASDKYPDDILIEGRVGWAVSDLFIGGALERPARGVYRISDLGKELLDLDDSEITIEKIHSLPAYKAHRKELAEREKRANLETKGDYSKEKNGVIDELSEKTTSYNNEIATNLLRILQESKPTFFEHLVVKLLIKMGYKGPNGSSQITQRTNDGGIDGN is encoded by the coding sequence ATGAATTATAGGGATTTGAAATTAAGTGAGAAGAACGGATTGCCAACATGGGATTCATTGATGCCAGTTGTTTTGAAATATTTGAGTGATAAAGATGAAGTTTTGAAAAAGAAAATAGATTTTGATGTAGCAAATCTATTAGAATTACCAGATGAATTGAGAAATAAAGCTTCTGATAAATATCCTGACGATATCCTAATTGAAGGCAGAGTGGGATGGGCTGTGAGTGATTTGTTCATTGGTGGAGCATTGGAACGTCCTGCTAGAGGTGTTTATAGAATATCTGATTTAGGTAAAGAATTATTAGATTTGGATGATAGTGAAATAACTATTGAAAAAATCCATTCTTTACCAGCTTATAAAGCTCATAGAAAAGAATTGGCTGAACGAGAAAAACGAGCTAATTTAGAAACTAAAGGGGATTACTCAAAAGAGAAAAATGGTGTTATTGATGAATTGTCGGAAAAAACAACTAGTTATAACAATGAAATAGCCACCAATCTTTTGAGAATATTGCAAGAATCTAAACCTACATTCTTCGAACATCTAGTAGTTAAGCTTTTGATAAAGATGGGATATAAGGGTCCAAATGGTTCTTCACAAATAACTCAAAGAACTAATGACGGTGGAATTGATGGGAATTGA
- a CDS encoding CPBP family intramembrane glutamic endopeptidase yields the protein MSYQKNQFFTLLTYILLLSLGTVLSMLSITGSAYFLTITLGSLIATGVMIYLVKLGGPLAFEKKSDLNHDLQWIILGTIGAIVVQFGIGFLDQLVFHASTNSQNTIGLLLMVKEYPYYFLYVMIAAPIMEEIIFRRVFFANLIKPTNVYIAAIISAIIFAFMHQDTRFLVYVAMGLWFAFIYYKSKNIYVSAGSHIIMNAIVLTMSIA from the coding sequence ATGTCTTACCAAAAAAATCAGTTCTTCACGCTGTTGACCTACATTCTATTGTTATCGTTAGGGACAGTCCTATCGATGCTCTCTATCACGGGCTCAGCGTATTTTCTCACTATTACACTAGGTTCACTTATTGCAACTGGTGTGATGATCTACTTAGTTAAATTAGGTGGTCCATTAGCTTTTGAAAAAAAATCTGACCTCAATCACGATTTACAGTGGATCATTTTAGGTACAATCGGTGCCATCGTTGTTCAATTCGGTATCGGCTTTTTAGACCAACTAGTTTTCCATGCCAGCACTAATTCGCAAAATACGATTGGTTTGTTATTGATGGTCAAAGAATATCCTTACTATTTCCTTTATGTAATGATTGCTGCTCCAATCATGGAAGAAATCATCTTCAGAAGAGTGTTCTTTGCCAACTTGATCAAACCTACTAACGTCTATATTGCTGCAATTATTTCCGCTATTATCTTTGCTTTTATGCATCAAGATACGAGATTCTTAGTTTATGTCGCAATGGGATTGTGGTTTGCTTTTATTTATTACAAGTCAAAAAATATTTACGTCAGCGCTGGTAGTCATATCATTATGAATGCCATTGTTTTGACCATGAGTATTGCCTAA
- a CDS encoding DUF11 domain-containing protein encodes MRDYKTIPKLFLLFFTALLMVLTFNTTTVKAINQTDIENAEKVMRKYDGIDNWQLQSSKPSNKIGKIPIGGNVSLGYTFGAARDKNGNVTAGDNTITLASSASSANGVPTITNSKINVFIDNNGKYYGILHQGDKSYIDKNDNTVHPEKASDTSIDYALLTGSAANNATSGMNLLNKLYKFDTSNGASKLFYTGTDIHNKPVYKLVGYYSPSRVYIEIVLRPSITGSPIVQRELYVYNPDSSGKTQFQVFYGEDTGLSSSNDEQEEVDNVPIYSIGDGSGLYIKSGLTNNTSDSKLFVTNKVDGGFKDFMGRVLTNPVNWDTKGKANNIEITDPKLPWTSNPTASENGDTNTGKDVNLLKYTRNNITYDVLDSNGKQDTAYVLRWPETNLNGGTVEKYVSTIGATVKPYAIPTVKKTYTNLTSKDGTNNVGDKLRFTLTVRNDGLGSNWIISNIKDIMPIGLTIDPNSIFASGNGIDYNPNTGITDGEQATYTFDATINNQAPYNLTNGKLTNTASFTGYNNGFNDSRTYEASVDIPVETPTFKYRFTKQVRNNTNDPNGAFSSETTAKQGDIIDYELQFISNGTSNVTGGNFKDDLPAGLELVPGSVALNGVKQNDLNFSLGTLSNTITNKITFQAKVTAIDQTTASNTAYMTNITTNTGQQYDSIQTEEPAIVNIEAAPQTTSFVEVPTSIDFGSVNMTDSERILPNVKTTGNLIINHTADTPFQVSVSYDNNNAPLTNGSDKLINDNDDAMFFHQASNESNNWRTVSTSPVPIKSEGFSGQMLNQSLNDYIGAKKWKLRVPANSKSGKYTGQVTWTIADTIN; translated from the coding sequence ATGAGAGATTATAAGACGATTCCCAAACTATTCTTGCTCTTTTTTACAGCTTTATTGATGGTTCTAACCTTTAATACCACGACCGTCAAAGCAATCAATCAAACAGATATTGAAAACGCCGAAAAAGTCATGCGTAAATACGATGGTATTGATAATTGGCAATTACAATCTTCAAAACCTTCAAACAAAATTGGGAAGATTCCAATTGGTGGTAATGTTTCTCTTGGTTACACTTTTGGTGCTGCACGTGATAAAAATGGGAATGTCACAGCAGGAGACAACACTATTACATTGGCTAGTTCCGCTTCATCTGCAAATGGAGTACCCACAATAACCAATTCTAAAATTAATGTCTTTATCGATAATAATGGCAAATACTACGGTATTTTACATCAAGGCGATAAATCATACATTGACAAAAATGATAATACAGTTCATCCAGAAAAAGCTTCTGATACATCAATTGATTATGCCCTTCTTACCGGTTCTGCAGCCAACAACGCAACTAGTGGCATGAATTTATTGAATAAATTATACAAATTCGATACCTCAAATGGTGCTAGCAAACTCTTTTATACAGGTACGGATATTCACAATAAACCAGTTTATAAATTAGTTGGATATTACAGTCCCAGTAGAGTTTATATTGAAATTGTACTAAGACCCTCAATTACTGGTTCTCCAATAGTACAACGTGAACTATATGTTTATAATCCAGATTCTTCAGGGAAGACTCAATTTCAAGTATTTTATGGCGAAGATACTGGGTTAAGTTCAAGTAATGATGAACAAGAAGAAGTAGATAATGTTCCAATATATTCCATTGGCGATGGCTCTGGATTATATATAAAAAGTGGGCTTACAAACAATACTTCAGATTCAAAATTATTTGTTACAAATAAGGTTGATGGTGGATTCAAAGACTTCATGGGAAGAGTTTTAACAAATCCCGTTAATTGGGATACAAAAGGAAAAGCTAATAATATTGAAATTACAGATCCTAAACTACCTTGGACATCTAATCCAACTGCATCTGAAAATGGTGATACAAATACTGGTAAGGATGTTAATTTACTAAAATATACAAGAAACAATATAACGTACGATGTACTCGATTCTAATGGTAAACAAGATACGGCATACGTTTTAAGATGGCCGGAAACAAATCTTAACGGAGGAACTGTTGAAAAGTACGTTTCGACTATTGGGGCTACCGTTAAACCTTACGCTATTCCAACTGTAAAAAAGACTTACACGAATCTAACTTCAAAGGACGGAACCAATAATGTAGGTGACAAGTTACGCTTTACATTAACAGTTAGAAATGATGGATTAGGATCCAATTGGATAATCTCCAACATTAAAGATATTATGCCAATTGGTTTAACAATCGATCCAAATAGTATTTTTGCAAGTGGTAATGGAATTGATTATAATCCAAACACCGGTATTACCGATGGTGAGCAAGCAACCTATACTTTTGATGCTACAATTAATAATCAGGCTCCTTATAATTTGACCAACGGAAAACTTACAAATACGGCTAGTTTCACTGGTTATAACAACGGTTTTAATGATTCAAGAACTTATGAAGCTAGTGTCGACATCCCTGTTGAAACACCAACCTTCAAATATCGTTTCACTAAACAAGTTAGAAATAACACCAATGATCCAAACGGTGCCTTTTCTAGTGAAACGACTGCCAAACAAGGCGACATCATCGACTACGAACTCCAATTTATCAGTAATGGTACTTCTAATGTAACTGGTGGTAACTTCAAAGATGACTTACCCGCTGGACTAGAATTGGTTCCTGGTAGTGTGGCTTTAAATGGCGTTAAACAAAATGATTTGAATTTCTCACTCGGAACTTTATCCAACACTATAACTAACAAAATAACTTTCCAAGCCAAAGTCACGGCTATCGATCAAACTACAGCTTCTAATACAGCCTATATGACTAATATAACGACTAATACCGGCCAGCAATACGACAGCATTCAAACTGAAGAACCGGCAATCGTCAACATTGAAGCTGCACCACAGACAACTTCATTCGTGGAGGTTCCTACTAGCATCGACTTCGGTAGCGTCAATATGACTGATTCAGAACGGATTTTACCAAATGTCAAAACTACTGGTAATTTAATCATCAATCACACCGCCGATACACCGTTCCAAGTCAGTGTCAGTTACGACAACAACAACGCTCCTTTAACTAATGGCAGTGATAAATTGATCAACGACAATGACGATGCCATGTTCTTCCACCAAGCTAGCAATGAATCCAACAACTGGAGAACCGTTTCGACATCCCCCGTTCCAATCAAATCAGAAGGATTTTCTGGTCAAATGTTGAATCAATCATTGAATGATTACATTGGCGCGAAGAAATGGAAGTTAAGAGTTCCTGCCAACAGTAAATCTGGTAAATATACGGGTCAAGTAACTTGGACGATTGCCGATACAATTAATTAA
- a CDS encoding isopeptide-forming domain-containing fimbrial protein: MKGYQSIPKIFLLVFTVLLMILTFNTTNAEAITKTQVLEAEKVMRNYDGINDWKLVDNVATNQYGFIPIGGNVSLGYAFGAARDANGNVKAGDKTITLQSKYDFSTGIPHITNSKINIFLIDNGKYYGILHQGDKSYVNGSPENASISSIDFALLENSNTSNPFYDSMNLLTNASQIDSSYKTYKLFYTANDKNERKVFKLVGYFNKKNVYFEIVLRPSPSGSPVVQRELYVYNAENSVAKFQTFYGEDTGLNPDNDDNSSVDNVPMFAIGGGLGLYIESGLTNSESKLFITNNIDGGFKDFMGRVLANPDNWSIKGKDPNKYDISSPKLPVVTDDNHSSSLDGDTNAKADQNLLIGKSTSGQEYKIIDGSGKQDTSYILRWPYTTLAPGSVAKFVSNIGATVKPYAIPTVKKTYKNLTSKDGTNNVGDKLHFTLSVRNDGYGSNWIISKIKDDLPTGLTIDPNSALVNESGTGIDYNPNAGVTDGATATYEFDATINNKAPVYATNGKITNTVQFTGYNKGFSDTRTYEDSVDIPIETPDYAYDFTHQVRNVTADPNSDFSDSVDATTGDQLEIKSVFTASVWTAQNAKYKNKALDDNGDFLNNEEDKLSLISSSVYMNGVLAQDAIQSGLYTANTPAGQPNTFVYRIQVNSSTEETILNSSTMEDVKDVNNKTLSIGPSDTISIHVHPPVPTTSFIEVPELIDFGSINSTGTEKMLTNKQTKGNLIVSHSAETPYQVLVSYDNNSDQALANGDDKLIQDDGLSLLLDNNSIEEPDDWEPLSPTGIPINNQEFVGSDEPLDLTKYVGLDKWKLRVPSTAKSGKYTGQVTWTIADTPIE; encoded by the coding sequence ATGAAAGGTTATCAATCGATTCCCAAGATATTTTTATTAGTTTTCACAGTTTTGTTGATGATTTTGACTTTTAATACTACTAATGCTGAAGCTATTACAAAAACTCAAGTACTAGAAGCAGAAAAAGTCATGCGCAATTATGACGGAATTAATGATTGGAAACTTGTAGATAACGTAGCCACTAATCAATATGGATTTATTCCCATTGGTGGTAACGTCTCATTAGGTTACGCTTTTGGTGCCGCCCGTGATGCAAACGGAAATGTTAAAGCTGGTGATAAAACTATTACTTTGCAAAGTAAATACGATTTTAGTACCGGTATTCCACACATTACAAACTCAAAAATAAATATCTTTCTAATAGATAATGGAAAGTATTATGGCATTTTACATCAAGGTGATAAATCTTATGTTAATGGTAGCCCAGAGAATGCCTCCATATCATCAATTGATTTTGCGTTACTTGAAAATAGTAATACCTCAAATCCCTTTTACGACAGTATGAATCTTCTAACTAATGCAAGCCAGATAGACTCTTCTTATAAGACGTACAAATTATTTTATACAGCTAATGATAAAAACGAAAGAAAAGTATTTAAACTAGTTGGATATTTTAACAAAAAAAATGTCTACTTTGAAATTGTATTGAGACCATCTCCAAGCGGTTCTCCCGTCGTCCAACGTGAATTATATGTTTACAACGCTGAAAATTCAGTAGCTAAGTTTCAAACATTTTATGGTGAAGATACTGGTTTGAATCCCGATAACGATGACAATAGCTCAGTTGACAACGTTCCTATGTTTGCCATCGGTGGTGGTTTAGGTTTATACATTGAAAGTGGTTTAACAAATTCTGAATCAAAACTATTCATCACTAACAACATAGATGGTGGATTTAAAGATTTCATGGGTAGAGTTCTAGCAAATCCAGATAACTGGAGCATTAAAGGGAAAGATCCCAATAAATATGATATTTCTTCTCCAAAACTCCCCGTAGTAACAGATGATAATCATTCTTCCAGCTTAGACGGTGATACTAATGCTAAAGCTGATCAAAATTTATTGATAGGAAAAAGCACTTCTGGTCAAGAATACAAAATTATTGATGGTAGTGGAAAACAGGATACTTCATACATTTTAAGATGGCCTTATACAACTCTTGCACCAGGAAGCGTAGCGAAATTCGTCTCAAATATCGGTGCGACTGTTAAACCTTATGCCATTCCAACTGTTAAAAAAACCTACAAGAACTTAACTTCTAAAGATGGAACTAACAATGTAGGCGATAAATTACACTTTACTCTATCAGTAAGAAATGACGGTTACGGTTCTAATTGGATAATTTCTAAAATTAAAGATGACTTGCCAACTGGATTAACTATCGATCCTAATAGCGCTCTAGTAAATGAAAGTGGAACTGGGATTGATTATAATCCCAATGCTGGTGTTACTGATGGTGCAACCGCAACTTATGAATTTGACGCAACTATTAATAACAAAGCCCCTGTTTATGCAACTAATGGAAAAATCACTAATACGGTTCAATTCACTGGTTACAATAAAGGTTTTAGTGACACCAGAACCTATGAAGATAGTGTTGACATCCCGATTGAAACACCAGACTACGCCTACGATTTTACTCACCAAGTACGTAACGTTACTGCTGATCCTAACAGTGATTTCTCCGATAGTGTAGATGCTACTACTGGAGATCAGCTTGAAATCAAGTCTGTTTTCACAGCTAGTGTATGGACAGCCCAAAATGCTAAATATAAAAATAAAGCTCTCGATGACAATGGTGATTTTTTAAACAATGAAGAAGATAAACTATCATTAATCTCTAGTAGTGTTTACATGAATGGCGTACTCGCTCAAGATGCTATTCAAAGTGGTCTGTACACAGCAAATACACCTGCTGGCCAACCGAATACATTTGTTTATAGAATCCAAGTAAACAGTTCAACAGAAGAAACAATCCTTAACAGCAGTACTATGGAAGATGTAAAAGATGTCAATAATAAAACTTTAAGCATTGGTCCTTCAGACACCATCTCCATTCATGTTCATCCCCCTGTTCCAACAACCTCCTTTATCGAGGTCCCTGAATTGATTGATTTCGGCAGCATCAACTCCACCGGCACTGAAAAGATGCTGACAAATAAGCAAACTAAAGGAAACCTCATCGTCAGTCACAGTGCTGAAACCCCATATCAAGTTTTGGTTAGCTACGATAACAATAGTGATCAAGCTTTAGCCAATGGAGACGACAAATTGATTCAAGACGATGGTTTATCATTATTGCTCGATAACAATTCGATTGAAGAGCCTGATGATTGGGAACCACTATCCCCAACCGGAATTCCCATCAATAATCAAGAATTCGTCGGCTCAGATGAACCACTGGATCTGACTAAATATGTCGGTTTAGATAAATGGAAATTAAGAGTTCCTAGCACAGCAAAATCTGGTAAGTATACTGGTCAAGTAACCTGGACGATTGCTGATACACCAATTGAATAA
- the groL gene encoding chaperonin GroEL (60 kDa chaperone family; promotes refolding of misfolded polypeptides especially under stressful conditions; forms two stacked rings of heptamers to form a barrel-shaped 14mer; ends can be capped by GroES; misfolded proteins enter the barrel where they are refolded when GroES binds), which translates to MAKQIKFSEDARSKMMDGVNKLADTVKTTIGPKGRNVVLEKSYGSPEITNDGVTIAKSIELEDHFENMGAKLVSEVASKTNDIAGDGTTTATVLTQAIVKEGMKNVTAGANPVGIRTGIEKATNAAVDELHKISHKVSGKSDIAQVASVSSASEETGKLIADAMEKVGNDGVITIEESKGIDTTLDVVEGMQFDRGYISQYMVTDNDKMEADLDNPYILITDKKISNIQDILPLLQKIVQQGKSLLIIADDIEGEALPTLVLNKIRGTFNVVAVKAPGFGDRRKAQLEDIATLTGGTVITSDLGLELKDTTMDQLGQAGKVTVTKDNTTIVEGSGNKDAINERVDLIKKQIAETTSDFDKEKLQERLAKLAGGVAVVKVGAATETELKERKYRIEDALNATRAAVEEGYVAGGGTALMNVLDKVTALKAEGDIQTGINIVARALEEPLRQIAENAGFEGSVIVEHIKDQENEIGFNAATDKWENMVDAGIIDPTKVTRSALQNAASVASLLLTTEAVVADKPEPKDNNAAPAAGNPAAGGMGGMM; encoded by the coding sequence ATGGCAAAACAAATTAAGTTTTCAGAAGATGCACGTTCAAAGATGATGGACGGTGTTAACAAATTAGCTGACACAGTTAAGACAACAATTGGACCTAAGGGTAGAAACGTTGTTCTTGAAAAGAGCTACGGTTCACCAGAAATCACAAACGATGGTGTTACAATCGCTAAGAGCATTGAACTAGAAGACCACTTTGAAAACATGGGTGCAAAATTAGTTTCTGAAGTAGCCTCAAAGACAAATGATATTGCCGGTGACGGTACTACTACAGCTACTGTTTTGACACAAGCAATCGTTAAAGAAGGTATGAAGAACGTTACAGCCGGTGCTAACCCTGTTGGTATCAGAACTGGTATCGAAAAGGCTACAAACGCTGCTGTTGATGAACTTCACAAGATTTCACACAAGGTTTCAGGTAAGAGCGATATTGCTCAAGTAGCTTCAGTTTCATCAGCTAGTGAAGAAACAGGTAAGTTAATCGCTGACGCTATGGAAAAAGTTGGTAACGATGGTGTTATCACAATTGAAGAATCAAAGGGTATCGATACAACTCTAGACGTTGTTGAAGGTATGCAATTTGATCGTGGATACATTTCACAATACATGGTTACAGATAACGACAAGATGGAAGCTGACCTTGACAATCCTTACATCTTGATCACAGACAAGAAGATTTCAAACATCCAAGATATCTTGCCATTACTACAAAAGATCGTTCAACAAGGTAAGTCACTACTTATCATCGCTGATGATATTGAAGGTGAAGCATTACCAACACTTGTTTTGAACAAGATCCGTGGTACATTCAACGTTGTTGCTGTTAAGGCTCCTGGCTTTGGTGACCGTCGTAAGGCTCAACTAGAAGATATTGCTACATTAACTGGTGGTACAGTTATTACTTCTGACCTTGGTCTTGAACTAAAAGACACAACAATGGATCAATTAGGTCAAGCTGGTAAAGTTACAGTTACAAAGGACAACACAACAATTGTTGAAGGTTCAGGTAACAAGGACGCTATCAATGAACGTGTTGACTTGATCAAGAAGCAAATTGCTGAAACAACTTCAGACTTTGACAAGGAAAAGTTACAAGAACGTCTAGCTAAATTAGCTGGTGGTGTTGCTGTTGTTAAAGTTGGTGCTGCTACTGAAACAGAACTAAAAGAACGTAAATACAGAATTGAAGATGCTCTAAACGCTACACGTGCCGCTGTTGAAGAAGGCTACGTTGCTGGTGGTGGTACAGCTTTGATGAACGTATTAGACAAAGTTACTGCTTTGAAGGCTGAAGGCGACATTCAAACAGGTATTAACATTGTTGCCCGTGCTTTGGAGGAACCATTACGTCAAATCGCTGAAAATGCTGGTTTTGAAGGTTCAGTTATCGTTGAACACATCAAGGATCAAGAAAACGAAATTGGTTTCAACGCTGCTACTGACAAGTGGGAAAACATGGTTGATGCCGGAATTATCGACCCAACTAAGGTAACACGTTCAGCACTACAAAACGCTGCCAGTGTTGCATCACTATTGTTGACAACAGAAGCAGTTGTTGCTGACAAGCCAGAACCAAAGGATAACAATGCTGCACCTGCTGCTGGTAACCCTGCTGCCGGTGGTATGGGCGGTATGATGTAA
- a CDS encoding DUF554 domain-containing protein gives MIGTFFNVAMILVGSFAGSYFKKGIKPAYNEILTQALGLVAMAVGINAVVQHMPKSHYPVLFIVSLAVGGVIGQWLDLEKHFDNLVGKFSKPSADGKSNLAEGLATGILLYCIGSLSILGPIQAALNKDYTFLFTNGMLDGITSIVLASTFGFGMAFAAVAVFCWQGSIYLIAMLLQNSINADMITELTVVGGILILASGLGLLNIKKIKVLNLLPSLIVPIVVVGVLQMF, from the coding sequence ATGATAGGGACGTTTTTTAATGTTGCCATGATTTTGGTGGGTAGCTTTGCTGGTAGTTATTTCAAAAAAGGAATCAAACCTGCGTATAATGAGATTCTGACACAAGCTTTGGGACTCGTTGCAATGGCAGTCGGTATCAATGCAGTTGTGCAACACATGCCAAAAAGCCACTATCCCGTATTGTTCATCGTCAGTCTGGCAGTTGGCGGTGTCATTGGACAGTGGCTCGATTTAGAGAAGCATTTTGATAATTTAGTTGGGAAATTTTCCAAACCTAGTGCTGATGGAAAAAGTAATTTAGCAGAAGGCTTGGCAACCGGAATCTTATTGTATTGTATCGGTTCATTGTCGATTTTAGGACCAATTCAGGCAGCTTTGAACAAGGACTACACATTCTTGTTCACCAATGGGATGTTAGATGGAATCACTTCGATAGTTTTAGCGTCAACGTTTGGCTTCGGAATGGCCTTCGCAGCAGTGGCAGTATTTTGTTGGCAAGGCAGTATTTACTTGATTGCCATGTTGTTGCAAAATTCAATCAATGCCGACATGATCACAGAATTAACTGTGGTTGGTGGAATCTTGATTTTGGCTTCTGGATTAGGTTTGTTGAATATTAAGAAAATTAAGGTGTTGAACCTCTTACCATCTTTGATTGTGCCGATTGTGGTGGTTGGGGTTTTGCAGATGTTTTAA